The DNA sequence TCGCCATCCGCGAGGAGAGGTCGGAGGTCGAGCACAAGGACTTCGTAAAAGCGATCGACAAACTGCTGGAAGGGCCGCACCGCAACCACGTCGGTCACCAGGGCTACGGCGCCATGTTTGCCTGAACGCGATCCTCACTTTTTGCGTGATACGACCTAGCAACGGCGGGGCGCCGCTTCTTCGGGAACATCCCACACCTCGATCATGTGGCTTGCATCGGCGATCCCGACGGCGTAGTCGGACACTTCGGTTCCCGCCTCCATGGGCAGGGTGCGGGCGAGCCTGCCGTTGACGATCTCGTAGAGAAGACGGCGGGGCCAGGGGGTCTCCAGCTTCACGTCCCGGTGGTACACCCCCTCGGCGAGCGCCTGCGTGCAGTACACGCCCGGTGCAATCTCGAAGAGGACCTCCCGCACATACCTGCGGATGTACCAGCGGAGTTCGGAGATCAGGGAGAGGGCGCTCCCGAGCGATGCCGTCGTGACCACGACGCCGCAATGCACCCGCCCCGGACGGTAGAACCGCAGAATGGTGCGGCTTGTCTCGGATGCCACAAGCTCCGCGTACAGATCCACCGTTTCGTTCTGAATGAGGAGTATGCGCATTCCTGCTATTCTGAAGTGTATGCCCTGCAACTATTAATAAAACAGATGGGATCCTGTGCGGGAGAGGGGATCGTTCCGAACGCGGAATATTCACCAGGTTTATATGGCCATCCCCCGCACTGAACGATGATGAGAGAGAGGAGAGTGCTCGTCGCACTGGGGGGCAATGCCATC is a window from the Methanomicrobiales archaeon genome containing:
- a CDS encoding DUF5804 family protein: MRILLIQNETVDLYAELVASETSRTILRFYRPGRVHCGVVVTTASLGSALSLISELRWYIRRYVREVLFEIAPGVYCTQALAEGVYHRDVKLETPWPRRLLYEIVNGRLARTLPMEAGTEVSDYAVGIADASHMIEVWDVPEEAAPRRC